From one Planktothrix agardhii NIES-204 genomic stretch:
- the pilB gene encoding type IV pilus assembly protein PilB, protein MTNTSQRRALVVQSNTPFGNKLIQSGYINPEQLQQAIKTARPGQPLTEILESITGQPLPPELARQYKKQQLFELRIIHGVEAYDPEIEPMTTEELEAMLKFLETSLETCKRHRFIPLRKVESDPSSVLIAMVDPDNLTALEELRNQILRPQALKLQRRVITHEDYDQIISAYSDEDVKRKAVEAAIRDKEKLDFTAGDFDTTDLEDMGDEGGGMDLADEIEQSETAPVIKAVNVILAKALSEGVSDIHVEPQEHEMRIRMRRDGVLEEYYKFPKKVIPAITSRFKILAEMDIAERRQAQDGRIRRKFRGRTIDFRVNSLPSRYGEKIVLRILDSSSTQLGLDKLITDQETLALVREIASRPFGLILVTGPTGSGKSTSLYSVLAERNDPAINISTAEDPIEYALPGITQCQVIREKNLTFANILRAFLRQDPDVLLVGETRDLETAKTSIEAALTGHLVLTTLHTNDAAGAIARLDEMGVEPFMVSAALLGILAQRLMRRVCGECRIPYTPTVEELGRYGLSASQEVDITFYKANTIPIEQRKHLADSGQLCKKCNGLGYKGRVGVYEFLKVTERLQTLITKGAPTEQIKEAAVEEGMKTILAYSLQLVREGYTTFEEVERVTFTDSGLEAELKAKRKQGLTCKSCEAELKPEWLDCPYCMTPRFTS, encoded by the coding sequence ATGACTAATACATCCCAAAGACGCGCCTTGGTTGTTCAAAGTAATACTCCCTTTGGCAACAAATTAATTCAATCTGGTTATATTAATCCTGAGCAGTTGCAGCAGGCTATAAAAACAGCCCGCCCCGGTCAGCCCCTAACGGAAATTTTAGAATCGATCACGGGTCAGCCCCTGCCCCCGGAGTTAGCCCGTCAGTACAAAAAACAACAGTTATTTGAACTGAGAATTATTCATGGGGTCGAAGCCTATGATCCTGAAATTGAACCGATGACGACGGAAGAACTCGAAGCCATGCTGAAATTTCTGGAGACAAGTTTAGAAACCTGTAAACGCCATCGCTTTATTCCCCTACGCAAGGTCGAAAGTGATCCATCTTCGGTCTTAATTGCGATGGTTGACCCCGATAACCTGACGGCGTTGGAGGAGTTAAGAAACCAAATTCTACGACCCCAAGCCCTGAAGTTACAACGGCGGGTAATTACCCATGAAGATTACGATCAAATCATTTCCGCCTACAGTGATGAAGATGTTAAACGCAAAGCCGTCGAAGCTGCCATTCGTGACAAAGAAAAATTAGATTTTACCGCCGGGGATTTTGACACCACAGACCTCGAAGATATGGGGGATGAAGGCGGTGGCATGGATTTGGCCGATGAAATCGAACAATCGGAAACCGCCCCGGTGATCAAAGCGGTGAACGTGATTTTAGCCAAAGCTCTCTCGGAAGGGGTGTCTGATATTCACGTCGAACCCCAAGAACATGAGATGCGGATTCGGATGCGTCGAGATGGGGTTTTAGAAGAATATTATAAGTTTCCGAAAAAGGTGATTCCCGCCATTACCTCCCGGTTTAAGATTCTAGCGGAAATGGATATCGCCGAACGCCGTCAAGCCCAGGATGGTCGGATTCGTCGGAAGTTTCGAGGACGGACGATCGATTTTCGGGTGAATAGTCTCCCCAGTCGCTACGGGGAAAAAATTGTTTTGCGGATTTTGGATAGTTCCTCAACTCAATTAGGGTTAGATAAATTAATTACTGATCAAGAAACCTTAGCCTTAGTTCGGGAAATCGCTTCTCGACCCTTTGGGTTGATTTTAGTCACCGGGCCAACGGGTTCAGGAAAATCCACCTCCTTGTATTCGGTTTTAGCCGAACGCAACGATCCAGCGATTAATATTAGTACGGCCGAAGATCCGATTGAATATGCCTTACCCGGAATTACCCAGTGTCAGGTAATTCGAGAGAAAAATTTAACTTTTGCTAATATTTTACGGGCGTTTTTACGACAAGATCCCGATGTTTTATTGGTGGGGGAAACGCGAGATTTAGAAACGGCCAAGACTTCTATTGAAGCCGCCTTAACCGGACACTTAGTATTAACTACTTTACACACAAACGACGCGGCTGGGGCGATCGCCCGTTTGGATGAAATGGGGGTGGAACCCTTCATGGTGTCAGCCGCCTTATTAGGGATTCTCGCCCAACGTCTGATGCGTCGGGTTTGTGGCGAGTGTCGGATTCCCTATACCCCCACGGTTGAAGAACTCGGTCGTTATGGACTTTCCGCTTCCCAAGAAGTTGATATTACCTTCTATAAAGCCAATACCATTCCTATTGAACAACGGAAACATCTGGCGGATTCGGGTCAGTTGTGCAAAAAATGTAATGGACTGGGTTACAAAGGTCGGGTAGGGGTGTACGAATTCTTGAAGGTGACTGAAAGACTGCAAACCCTAATTACCAAAGGTGCCCCCACGGAACAAATTAAAGAAGCTGCTGTAGAAGAAGGGATGAAAACCATCTTAGCCTACAGTTTGCAGCTAGTCCGCGAAGGCTATACCACCTTTGAAGAAGTGGAGCGGGTGACGTTTACCGATTCTGGTTTAGAAGCGGAACTCAAAGCCAAACGAAAACAGGGCTTAACCTGTAAGAGTTGTGAAGCGGAATTGAAACCGGAATGGTTAGATTGTCCCTATTGCATGACTCCACGCTTTACTAGCTAA
- the dnaK_2 gene encoding molecular chaperone DnaK, with protein MGKVIGIDLGTTNSCVAVLEGGQPIVISNSEGGRTTPSIVGFGKYGDRIIGQLGKRQVVTNAENTVYSIKRFIGRRWEDTEEERSRVPYNCVKGKDDTVNVKIRDQIYTPQEISAMVLQKLKEDAEAYLGEPVTQAVITVPAYFTDAQRQATKDGGTIAGLDVLRIINEPTAAALSYGLDKQDQEQKILVFDLGGGTFDVSILQLGDGIFEVKSTAGNNHLGGDDFDNRLVQWMIQKFKTQEGISLSSEKMAVQRLREAAEKAKIELSNRNTTSINLPFIVSDDSGPKHLELELGRGEFEGLVKHLVDSTIEPVAQALKDASLQPDQINRIILVGGSTRIPAVQQAISDYFGGRTPDRSVNPDEAVALGAAIQAGVLAGEVKDLLLLDITPLSLGLETLGGVSTKIIERNTTIPTSRSQMFSTAVDGQSSVEIHVLQGERAMAKDNKSLGKFLLSGIPAAKRGIPQIEVAFDLDANGILKVSAQDKGTGQEQSIEISNTGGLTEAEIERMRQEAEVYADEDEKRRLVADLKNQSETLFYNCKETLKGNANQISDELKERVRQEAAALKKAVANAEISYEEMKQQVESFQEMLYALGSAIYEQAGQNSSPSPSPSPSPSSSFASEDSKLDATQEDAEETENAEDIEGMEDTDDTSSGLSLVNNSIIDTPFGIDPVSVPEPTTDPGNPFTSQFTE; from the coding sequence ATGGGAAAAGTCATTGGCATAGACTTAGGGACAACAAATAGTTGTGTGGCGGTCTTAGAAGGGGGTCAACCCATTGTAATTTCCAACTCTGAGGGAGGACGAACGACTCCTAGTATTGTGGGATTTGGGAAGTATGGCGATCGCATCATCGGTCAATTAGGCAAGCGACAAGTCGTTACCAATGCGGAAAATACTGTTTACAGCATTAAGCGGTTTATTGGGCGTCGCTGGGAAGATACCGAAGAAGAGCGTTCCCGGGTTCCCTATAACTGTGTTAAGGGCAAGGATGATACCGTGAATGTGAAAATTCGCGACCAAATTTATACCCCGCAAGAAATCTCGGCGATGGTCTTACAAAAGCTCAAGGAAGATGCTGAAGCCTATTTAGGGGAACCCGTCACCCAAGCAGTAATTACGGTTCCCGCCTATTTTACCGATGCTCAAAGACAGGCTACCAAAGACGGCGGAACCATTGCCGGGTTAGACGTGCTGCGGATTATTAATGAACCCACGGCCGCCGCCCTCTCCTATGGGTTAGATAAACAAGACCAAGAGCAGAAAATTTTGGTTTTTGACCTCGGAGGTGGTACTTTTGATGTCTCCATTTTGCAACTCGGAGACGGGATTTTTGAAGTCAAATCAACGGCCGGAAATAATCACTTGGGTGGGGATGATTTTGATAACCGTCTTGTGCAATGGATGATCCAAAAATTCAAAACCCAGGAAGGAATTAGCCTATCATCGGAAAAAATGGCGGTGCAACGGTTACGGGAAGCCGCTGAAAAAGCCAAAATTGAGTTATCAAATAGGAACACCACTTCAATTAATTTACCGTTTATTGTCTCCGATGATTCTGGGCCCAAACATTTGGAACTAGAACTCGGTCGAGGTGAATTTGAAGGGTTAGTGAAACATCTCGTAGACAGCACCATCGAACCCGTTGCCCAAGCCCTCAAAGATGCCAGTTTACAACCAGATCAAATTAATCGGATTATTTTAGTCGGGGGGTCTACCCGAATTCCGGCGGTGCAACAAGCCATTAGTGATTATTTTGGCGGTCGCACCCCAGATCGTTCAGTCAACCCCGATGAAGCCGTTGCCTTAGGTGCCGCCATCCAAGCCGGGGTCTTAGCCGGGGAAGTGAAAGATTTATTGTTATTAGATATTACTCCCTTATCTTTAGGTTTAGAAACCCTAGGGGGAGTCTCAACTAAAATTATTGAACGCAATACTACTATTCCGACCAGCCGTTCTCAAATGTTTTCTACGGCCGTTGATGGTCAGTCCTCCGTAGAAATTCATGTTCTTCAAGGAGAACGGGCCATGGCAAAGGATAATAAAAGTTTAGGCAAGTTCCTCCTCAGTGGTATTCCGGCTGCTAAACGGGGTATTCCTCAAATTGAAGTAGCCTTTGATCTCGATGCCAATGGTATTCTCAAAGTTTCGGCTCAGGATAAAGGAACCGGACAGGAACAAAGTATTGAAATTAGTAATACCGGAGGACTAACTGAAGCGGAAATTGAACGGATGCGTCAAGAAGCAGAAGTTTATGCCGATGAAGATGAAAAACGGCGTTTAGTTGCCGATCTGAAAAATCAATCCGAAACCCTATTCTATAATTGTAAAGAAACCCTGAAAGGAAATGCTAACCAGATTAGCGATGAACTCAAAGAACGAGTCCGTCAAGAAGCTGCGGCCTTAAAAAAAGCGGTGGCAAATGCCGAGATCTCCTACGAGGAGATGAAACAACAGGTGGAATCGTTCCAAGAAATGTTGTATGCTTTGGGTTCGGCCATTTATGAACAAGCTGGCCAGAATTCTTCCCCGTCCCCGTCCCCGTCCCCGTCCCCGTCTTCGTCTTTCGCTTCTGAGGATTCAAAATTGGATGCCACTCAAGAAGATGCAGAAGAAACTGAAAATGCAGAAGATATAGAAGGCATGGAAGATACAGATGATACCAGTAGCGGGTTATCCCTCGTGAACAACAGTATCATCGACACCCCCTTTGGAATAGATCCTGTTTCTGTTCCAGAGCCAACAACCGATCCGGGCAATCCTTTTACGTCTCAATTCACTGAATAA
- a CDS encoding cysteine synthase A — protein sequence MDIKNGFIGTIGNTPLIRLNSFSDETGCEILGKAEFLNPGGSVKDRAALYIIKDAEEKGLLKPGGTVVEGTAGNTGIGLAHICNAKGYKCLIIIPDTQSPEKMEALRTLGAEVRPVPAVPYKDPNNYVKLSGRLASEMENAVWANQFDNLANRIAHYETTGPEIWQQTDGKVDAWVAATGTGGTFAGVSLFLKEKNNRIKTVVADPMGSGLYSYVKTGEITPQGNSITEGIGNSRITANMQDVLIDDAILVDDQEAVRVVYQLLRKDGLFMGGSVGINVAAAVALAKEMGPGHTIVTVLCDGGARYQSKLFNKEWLQERNLWPNNLD from the coding sequence ATGGACATCAAAAACGGTTTTATCGGCACAATTGGGAATACACCTTTAATTCGATTAAATAGTTTTAGTGATGAAACTGGCTGTGAAATTTTAGGGAAAGCAGAATTTTTAAATCCGGGGGGGTCTGTGAAAGATCGGGCGGCTTTATATATTATTAAAGATGCAGAAGAAAAAGGATTACTTAAACCCGGTGGAACCGTTGTAGAAGGAACCGCAGGTAATACTGGTATTGGATTAGCTCATATTTGTAATGCTAAGGGCTACAAATGTTTAATTATTATTCCCGATACTCAATCTCCTGAAAAAATGGAAGCATTAAGAACATTAGGGGCAGAAGTTCGTCCGGTTCCTGCTGTCCCTTATAAAGACCCCAATAATTATGTAAAATTATCGGGACGTTTGGCTTCAGAAATGGAAAATGCAGTTTGGGCGAATCAATTTGATAATTTAGCTAATCGGATTGCCCATTATGAAACAACTGGGCCAGAAATTTGGCAACAAACCGATGGCAAAGTAGATGCTTGGGTGGCTGCTACCGGAACCGGAGGAACTTTTGCGGGGGTTTCGCTGTTTTTAAAAGAGAAGAATAATCGGATTAAAACCGTTGTTGCTGACCCGATGGGAAGTGGTTTATATAGTTATGTGAAAACCGGAGAAATTACCCCTCAAGGTAATTCGATCACAGAAGGTATTGGGAATAGTCGAATCACGGCAAATATGCAGGATGTTCTAATTGATGATGCGATTTTAGTCGATGATCAAGAAGCTGTACGGGTGGTTTATCAACTATTAAGAAAAGACGGATTATTTATGGGGGGTTCCGTTGGCATTAATGTGGCGGCGGCCGTAGCTTTAGCGAAAGAAATGGGCCCAGGTCATACCATTGTAACGGTTTTATGTGATGGAGGTGCTCGCTATCAATCTAAATTGTTTAATAAAGAATGGTTACAGGAACGGAATCTCTGGCCGAATAATTTAGATTAG
- the grpE gene encoding heat shock protein GrpE, with product MVSNSTANNPDELTGQSYSTSESEAKSFGDLEHDATTATESSSETSVATDTTATPETTFGQEIESSGEGFPAEVMALVEVNASLKAQLEDITGQYRRLAADFENFRKRTQKEKEDLEISIKGSTLKPLLQVVDNFDRARSQIKPQTDAEMNIHKSYQGVYKLMVDSLKQLGVAVMRPEGEPFDPNLHEAVMREPTDAYPEGTVIEDLMHGYQLGEKVLRHAMVKVATAPETDSTAESTADAENP from the coding sequence ATGGTATCTAATTCAACCGCGAATAATCCTGATGAACTAACGGGTCAATCCTATTCAACCTCTGAATCGGAAGCGAAAAGTTTTGGTGATCTCGAACATGATGCCACAACCGCGACAGAATCAAGCTCCGAAACTTCTGTGGCAACGGACACAACTGCTACCCCCGAAACCACCTTTGGTCAGGAAATAGAATCAAGCGGGGAGGGCTTTCCTGCTGAAGTTATGGCCTTAGTAGAAGTTAATGCTTCCTTGAAAGCTCAACTAGAAGATATCACGGGGCAATATCGCCGTCTAGCTGCGGATTTTGAGAACTTCCGCAAACGGACTCAAAAGGAAAAAGAGGATTTAGAAATTTCCATTAAAGGGTCAACCCTGAAGCCGTTACTTCAGGTGGTGGATAACTTTGATCGGGCTAGATCTCAAATTAAACCCCAAACCGATGCGGAAATGAATATCCACAAAAGTTACCAGGGGGTTTATAAATTAATGGTAGATTCCCTCAAACAACTTGGGGTAGCGGTAATGCGTCCAGAGGGAGAGCCTTTTGACCCGAATTTACATGAAGCGGTGATGCGAGAACCTACGGATGCCTACCCAGAAGGAACGGTAATTGAGGATTTAATGCACGGTTATCAATTGGGAGAAAAGGTATTACGTCATGCCATGGTGAAGGTTGCAACCGCTCCTGAAACCGATTCTACAGCAGAATCAACGGCCGACGCAGAAAACCCTTAA
- the pilC gene encoding pilin biogenesis protein — MSSSAVRSQVRNRGFDFKRIEESISIALASITVKDLAIFARQFASMFNAGISMAKCLSVLCDQCSNAKLKNALTFIRADVEEGVELSLAMRKFPDIFDQLFISMVSAGETGGVLDEVLERLAVMMEKNHKTNAEIASAMSYPKTVGFIAIAIFFGMTTFLLPTFAKVFQDIGATLPVFTQIMLNISSFCRTWPPIPQAIVIGTLVGLLMIYKAVYKTPAGRMFFDKLFLKLPIFGNLIQISAVARFCTIFGSLTRSGVPIMNSLQIVEEVAGNAAIALCIANARDSIQQGGLISLALQEGNVFPGLAIQMIAIGEESGELDKMLMKVGAFYETEVEEAVKGLTSMLEPLMIVMVAGIVGSILLSMYLPMFSVFEKMG, encoded by the coding sequence ATGTCAAGCAGTGCAGTTCGGAGTCAAGTCAGAAACAGAGGTTTCGACTTTAAACGAATCGAAGAAAGTATTAGTATTGCCCTCGCAAGTATTACCGTTAAAGATTTGGCAATTTTTGCTCGTCAGTTTGCCTCAATGTTTAACGCCGGAATTTCGATGGCAAAATGTTTAAGTGTATTATGTGATCAATGTAGTAATGCGAAGTTAAAAAATGCCTTAACTTTTATTCGGGCTGATGTGGAAGAAGGGGTAGAACTTTCCTTAGCCATGAGAAAATTCCCCGATATTTTTGATCAGCTTTTTATTAGTATGGTCTCGGCGGGAGAAACTGGGGGGGTGTTAGATGAAGTCTTAGAAAGACTAGCAGTAATGATGGAAAAAAACCACAAAACTAACGCCGAAATTGCTTCGGCTATGTCCTATCCCAAAACCGTTGGCTTTATTGCCATTGCGATCTTTTTTGGGATGACAACTTTTTTACTCCCCACCTTTGCGAAAGTGTTTCAGGATATTGGGGCAACACTGCCAGTATTTACGCAGATTATGCTCAATATTAGTTCCTTTTGTCGAACTTGGCCACCGATTCCGCAAGCTATTGTGATCGGGACTTTGGTGGGTTTATTAATGATTTATAAAGCCGTTTATAAAACTCCTGCTGGCAGAATGTTTTTTGATAAGCTATTTTTAAAGTTACCAATTTTTGGCAACCTGATTCAAATTTCTGCTGTGGCGCGGTTTTGTACAATTTTTGGCAGTTTAACCCGATCTGGGGTTCCAATTATGAACTCTTTGCAAATTGTGGAAGAAGTGGCGGGAAATGCGGCGATCGCTTTATGTATTGCCAATGCCAGAGATTCTATTCAACAAGGAGGTTTAATTAGTTTAGCCTTACAGGAAGGAAATGTATTTCCCGGGTTGGCAATTCAAATGATTGCCATTGGGGAAGAATCCGGGGAACTTGATAAAATGTTAATGAAAGTCGGGGCGTTCTATGAAACGGAAGTGGAAGAAGCAGTAAAAGGACTTACCAGTATGTTAGAACCTTTGATGATTGTGATGGTGGCTGGAATTGTCGGTTCAATTTTGTTATCTATGTATTTGCCCATGTTTTCAGTCTTTGAAAAAATGGGTTAA
- a CDS encoding transposase, IS605 OrfB family, with protein sequence MLKQSILQKEGNVFSNIEGGYVQWQTLQLADLKNTKKLFPEYKNLDSQVLQDVVNRVETSFSNFTTPRWHSCECGESLDRDYNSANLIKKIGLNYKSGGGTPSLKKALAKREKEACGLTVRPWLSGSFTDI encoded by the coding sequence GTGTTGAAACAGTCTATACTACAAAAAGAAGGAAATGTTTTCTCAAACATTGAAGGCGGTTATGTGCAGTGGCAAACCCTACAGTTAGCTGATCTAAAAAACACTAAAAAGCTATTTCCTGAATACAAGAACTTGGATTCCCAAGTTTTGCAGGATGTAGTGAATCGGGTGGAAACTTCCTTTTCAAATTTCACAACGCCGCGGTGGCATTCTTGTGAGTGTGGTGAGTCTTTAGATCGAGACTATAACTCAGCCAATCTTATCAAAAAGATTGGTCTGAATTATAAAAGTGGCGGGGGAACTCCGTCACTCAAAAAAGCCCTTGCAAAAAGGGAAAAAGAAGCCTGCGGTCTAACTGTACGACCTTGGCTGTCAGGTTCGTTCACAGATATATAA
- a CDS encoding chaperone protein DnaJ — protein MAGDYYEILGVSREADTEELKRAYRRLARKYHPDVNKEAGSEERFKEISRAYEVLKEPELRARYDRFGEAGVSSGAAGFDPNFTDPFTDIFESFFSGFGGGVGGNTQARKRTGPARGDDLRLDLRLEFKEAIFGGEKEIRIKHLETCETCTGTGAKPGTRPQTCSTCGGSGQVRRATRTPFGSFTQVSVCPNCNGTGQMIEDKCSTCGGRGLNEVTKKLKINVPAGVDNGTRLRVANEGDAGKRSGPPGDLYVFLSVAPDAKFKRDGINILSEVKISYLQAILGFDFEVETVDGPTKLTIPAGTQPGTVLTLENKGVPRLGNPVSRGDHLITILVEIPTKVAQEERELLEQLVKIRGDRTGKGGIEGFLGNLFHQK, from the coding sequence ATGGCAGGCGATTATTATGAAATATTGGGTGTCTCCCGTGAGGCAGATACAGAAGAACTTAAGCGTGCCTATCGTCGCCTAGCTCGCAAGTATCACCCCGATGTGAATAAAGAAGCAGGCAGCGAAGAACGGTTTAAAGAAATTAGTCGTGCCTACGAAGTGCTAAAAGAACCGGAGTTACGGGCACGATATGACCGCTTTGGAGAAGCAGGGGTATCTAGTGGTGCGGCTGGCTTTGACCCCAACTTTACCGATCCGTTTACTGATATTTTTGAGAGCTTCTTCAGTGGGTTCGGCGGCGGGGTAGGCGGTAATACCCAAGCGCGTAAACGTACTGGCCCTGCGCGGGGGGATGATCTACGCTTAGACCTGCGTTTAGAGTTCAAAGAAGCGATTTTTGGCGGAGAAAAGGAAATCCGAATTAAGCATTTAGAAACCTGTGAAACCTGCACCGGAACCGGGGCAAAACCGGGGACTCGCCCCCAAACCTGTTCCACCTGTGGCGGAAGTGGTCAAGTCCGTCGGGCGACTCGGACTCCCTTTGGCAGTTTTACTCAGGTTTCCGTTTGTCCGAACTGTAATGGCACAGGACAGATGATTGAGGATAAATGTTCCACCTGTGGCGGTCGGGGTTTAAATGAAGTCACGAAGAAACTAAAAATTAATGTTCCGGCCGGGGTGGATAATGGTACTCGTCTACGGGTCGCGAACGAGGGGGATGCGGGAAAACGCAGTGGGCCTCCGGGGGATTTATATGTGTTCCTGTCAGTTGCACCTGATGCGAAATTTAAACGGGATGGGATTAATATTCTATCGGAAGTCAAAATTAGCTATCTTCAGGCAATCCTTGGGTTTGATTTTGAGGTGGAAACCGTTGATGGCCCTACTAAGTTAACGATTCCGGCGGGAACTCAACCAGGAACGGTATTAACCCTGGAAAATAAGGGGGTTCCCCGTCTGGGAAATCCCGTGAGTCGGGGGGATCACTTAATCACGATTCTGGTGGAAATTCCTACTAAGGTGGCACAGGAAGAACGAGAACTGCTGGAACAATTGGTCAAAATTCGAGGCGATCGGACGGGAAAGGGCGGAATTGAGGGGTTTCTGGGTAACTTATTCCACCAAAAGTAG
- a CDS encoding ribosome-associated GTPase yields MTTDDPLIKELVGTVVAVQANFYQVQLESDGVLDPQRLLLCTRRSLLKKMGQQVMVGDRVVVEEPDWSGKRGAIARVFPRITELSRPPIANANQILLVFAIAEPELEITALSRFLVKAESTSLEVCLCLNKCDLVSTDALLFWRDRLLNCGYYPLFISVNNGLEYTVNSEHRVIQKSLFQAENTFNENTLLHQLKHKTTVISGPSGVGKSSLINQLIPSLNIRVATVSGKLGRGRHTTRHVELFQLPTGGLLADTPGFNQPELECHPEELVDYFPEAKHRFSAGKCQFSDCSHRDEPNCIVRGDWERYPIYLEFLEVAIAYQEAIKQQPDVETNTKSKTKLGGKQQLEPKLASKKYRRSSRRFQHQTLQDLCEEFKDDE; encoded by the coding sequence ATGACAACCGATGACCCCTTGATAAAGGAACTGGTGGGAACTGTTGTCGCGGTTCAAGCGAATTTCTATCAGGTTCAACTCGAATCCGACGGGGTTTTAGACCCGCAACGACTGTTATTATGTACCCGTCGTTCTCTTTTAAAAAAGATGGGTCAGCAGGTGATGGTGGGGGATCGGGTGGTCGTGGAGGAACCGGACTGGTCGGGAAAACGAGGGGCGATTGCTCGGGTGTTTCCCCGAATTACGGAACTGAGTCGTCCTCCGATTGCCAATGCGAATCAAATTCTATTGGTTTTTGCGATCGCAGAACCGGAGTTAGAAATCACGGCTTTAAGTCGGTTTTTAGTCAAGGCGGAATCAACGAGTTTAGAGGTCTGTTTATGTTTGAATAAGTGCGATTTAGTTTCGACCGATGCGTTATTATTTTGGCGCGATCGCTTGTTAAACTGTGGATATTATCCTTTATTTATTAGTGTTAATAATGGTTTGGAATATACGGTTAATTCTGAGCATAGAGTGATTCAAAAATCTCTTTTTCAAGCTGAAAATACCTTTAACGAGAATACTTTACTTCATCAACTTAAACATAAAACTACAGTAATTTCTGGCCCCTCTGGGGTGGGAAAATCCAGTTTAATTAATCAATTAATTCCGAGTCTTAATATTAGAGTTGCTACGGTTTCAGGAAAGTTAGGACGGGGAAGACATACCACTCGCCATGTTGAATTATTTCAATTACCAACTGGGGGATTATTAGCCGATACACCGGGATTTAATCAACCCGAATTAGAATGTCATCCAGAAGAATTAGTTGATTATTTCCCGGAAGCAAAACACCGTTTTAGTGCTGGAAAATGTCAATTTAGTGATTGTTCCCATCGAGATGAACCGAATTGTATTGTCCGGGGCGACTGGGAACGTTATCCGATTTATTTGGAGTTTTTAGAAGTTGCGATCGCCTATCAAGAAGCTATTAAACAACAACCGGATGTAGAAACCAATACGAAATCTAAAACAAAATTAGGAGGTAAGCAACAATTAGAACCTAAGTTGGCAAGTAAAAAATATCGTCGTTCTTCCCGTCGTTTTCAACATCAAACCTTACAGGATTTATGTGAAGAATTCAAGGATGATGAGTAA
- the pliT gene encoding twitching motility protein → MGLMIEDALESLVEQGGSDIHIQAGAPIFFRISGKLTPQPQFGETLSPEEVQALIYQMLNNMQRKQLEQEWELDCAYGVRGLARFRVNVYRERGCWAACLRALASKIPNADKLGVPQVIRDMTERPRGMVLVTGQTGSGKTTTMAALLDLINRTRSEHVLTVEDPIEYVFPNIKSLFHQRQKGEDTKSFANALKAALREDPDIILVGEMRDLETIGLAISAAETGHLVFGTLHTNSAAATVDRMLDVFPPIQQPQVRSQLSGSLVGVCSQNLVPAIGGGRRACIEIMMNTPAMANLIREGKTAQIYSQIQMGGKLGMQTMEMALARLYTEGQVTWEAAMSKSSKPDELERLIGPAPSATKGQKARA, encoded by the coding sequence ATGGGATTAATGATTGAAGACGCTTTAGAGTCTTTAGTCGAGCAGGGGGGGTCTGATATTCATATTCAAGCAGGCGCACCTATCTTTTTCCGAATTAGTGGAAAACTGACCCCTCAGCCTCAATTTGGGGAAACTCTATCCCCCGAAGAAGTGCAAGCTCTGATTTATCAAATGCTGAATAATATGCAGCGTAAGCAGTTAGAGCAGGAGTGGGAATTAGACTGTGCTTATGGGGTACGGGGACTAGCACGATTCCGGGTGAATGTCTATCGGGAGCGGGGTTGCTGGGCTGCTTGTTTACGGGCCTTAGCCTCTAAGATTCCCAATGCGGATAAATTAGGGGTTCCCCAAGTGATTCGGGATATGACCGAACGCCCTCGGGGTATGGTGTTGGTAACTGGTCAAACGGGTTCGGGTAAAACCACAACCATGGCGGCTTTGTTAGACTTAATTAATCGGACTCGCTCGGAGCACGTCCTCACGGTGGAAGATCCAATTGAATATGTGTTTCCTAACATTAAAAGTTTATTCCACCAACGACAAAAAGGAGAAGACACTAAGAGTTTTGCGAATGCCCTAAAAGCGGCATTACGGGAAGACCCCGATATTATTCTGGTTGGGGAAATGCGAGATTTAGAAACTATTGGTCTAGCGATTTCTGCCGCTGAAACAGGTCACTTAGTCTTTGGAACTCTGCACACGAACTCAGCCGCGGCGACGGTAGACCGGATGTTAGATGTATTCCCACCCATTCAACAACCTCAAGTCCGATCTCAATTATCGGGTTCACTGGTGGGGGTTTGTAGTCAAAACTTGGTTCCCGCCATTGGGGGCGGTCGTCGGGCTTGCATCGAAATTATGATGAATACTCCGGCTATGGCTAACTTAATTCGGGAGGGAAAAACCGCTCAAATTTACTCCCAAATTCAAATGGGAGGAAAGTTGGGAATGCAAACGATGGAAATGGCTTTGGCGAGACTGTATACCGAGGGTCAAGTCACTTGGGAAGCGGCGATGAGTAAATCGTCTAAACCCGATGAGTTGGAACGTTTAATTGGCCCGGCTCCCTCGGCGACTAAGGGACAAAAAGCCAGAGCTTAA